The DNA sequence GCACATCGAAGAGAGGCTCCTATTTCCTGACGCTTTTCAATCATTAAAACTCGCGCACCTTTTCGGGCGGCATGATAAGCAGTCATGCTTCCTGATGGGCCTGCTCCCACCACAATAATATCATAATCCGCCCTCATGCATTTTTCACCTCCATTCTAATAGCTCCAACTGGGCAAATTTTCACGCAGCGACCACATCTGGTACATGATGCGTTAAACTCTAGAATGACTTCATGTAAGTAAATCGCATTCTCTGGGCATGTGCCCACGCAAGCACCACAATGCATGCACTTCTCCACATTGACATGCATCCAATCATTCAAGTATATTCCTCCCCGTGCCTCTTCCTCCACTCAGCCAGAGGAACCGAGAATCGTTTTTCTATTTCTGTACGGTAAGTAGGACCGCCATTGTAAGCGCAGAATGGTATTATACGACCATCGGGTGTAGTATAATGAATGGCGCAACGTTTCACTCTCTCAATGTCGTAGTTATAATTGTCTTGGAAATGCATTCCACCAATAAACATCATATTCCAAGAGAACTTAGCCAACGCCTGTTTAGACGAATCGCTGAGAACGGTACCTATCATTTTAAGGAATTGTGTGGTAGAAAGGCCATCTGGAATGTTTTCTTCAATCATATGTTTTTTCAGTATGTTTAGCGCCTTAACTTTTGAAGGTAGTTTCAGCTTGGCTTTTTCAGCCTTAAGGCTAAGATCGTAAAGTTCTTTAAACAAAGGCTCGACTTTAACAAATCGTGTTAATGGCACTACCTCATTTTCGCTCTTTACGAACAGATAAGTTGCCATCCCGCAATGCGGATGAGTGGTGAAGGTGACTTTATTTTGCTCCAGCAAAGCACTAGCCAATGTCGAGATAGGGACTACAGTTGGAACAGGAAAGAAATCGTCCTTCCTCAACTGCCCATTAGTCTGTTTTTCCAAATCCGTTATCAAATCAGGAAGGGTGTAGCGCATCTTTGCCCTTTCTTCTTGATCTATGCGGCCAGTAAATGCAACTGGTTGGAAGTTAATCCCTCTAACCACATCCATGTTCTTAAGGGCAAAGCGGAAGATATCACCTACCATATTATCATTAATTCCTTTAACTACGGTGGGAACTAGAACTATTGAAGGAGGCCTTTCCATTTTTCTGACATTTTCAATAACTTTCTTTTTCACTTCCCAAAGTGGAACTCCCCTAGAAGCCACATAAATATCATCTTTTATACCGTCAAATTGCAAATAAATTGTATTCATCCCAGCCCGAGCGGCTTTCTCCAAGAACTCGGGCTCTCGCGCGAACCTTATTCCGTTAGTGGCAACCTGAATTTGAGCAAAATTCATTTCTTTTGCCTTTGCGATCACATCGATAAATCGTGGGTAAATTGTAGGTTCTCCTCCTGAAAACTGCACCGCAGGGGTCGGAACAGGGCGTTCATCACGCAGCATTTTTAACATTTTGACAATCTCATCATAGCTGGGCTCATAAACGTAGCCTGCTGCATTCGCATTAGCAAAACAAATTGGGCATTTTAAGTTACATCGGTTGGTAAGATCAACATTTGCTAGGCACGTATGTGTCAAATGAAGCTGACACAAACCGCATTCGTTGGGACAAACCTTAGCGTTAGGAATTGCTGGGTTTTCTACTCCAATTCCATCATAAGCGAAATTCTCTGCCTTGAGATAGAGTTCTTTATCCGACCAATAAACATCCTTGTTCTTGCCATGTTCAGGGCATTCTTTCTCCATCATTACTTTTCCATTTTCTTCAAAAATGGTAGCTGGAATAACTTTCGCACACTCAGGGCAAAGGGACTCTGTCTTCTTCGGAAGACCCTTTTGGAGAGTGCTTGGCTTTGCAATCATATCAATTACCTTGCCTTGAAGTAAAAAACCGATGCAATTTAATATTTATGTAGCTGCATCAGCTACAAATGATCATATGAATATATTAGAGATTTTAAAGCTAGACATACAATCTTTGGAGAATGAATATAAGAAGATTGCAGCTACTTTGGAAAAAATCGGGCTGAGTGATTATGAATCACGTGCTCTTGTGACATTAATCGCACGAAATCATGGAACTGCAGATGAGATTTCAGACTTATCTGGAATACCTCGCACATCATCTTACAAAGCCCTCAATTCTTTATGTGAAAAAGGATTAGCAAATTCTACTTCCGGGCGCCCTATTATTTATCATCCAATTCAACTCGATGAAATTAGAAAGAAGGTCATAGCAGAACTAGAGGACGTCTTCGAAAAATTAGAAGCTATCCGAGGTACTTTAAGTGAAAAAGGAACTCCTCAATTAGTATATACAATAGCTGGAAAGAGAGGGGTACTCGGTAAAATTGGCGAAATGTTGGATGCTTCTGTTCACAATTTCATTATATCTACTCCAGCGATTCATGAAGTAAGGAATGAACATGCACAGCGTTTTAAAGATGCAGTCGGAAGGGGAGTTGAAGTAATTATTATCACTGAACCTCTTCTAAAACCTCCAAAATGCACTAAACTTTATCGCAAAAAAGACCTCCTGGCTACTGATGTTTTATGCGATTCTAAAGAAGCTATAATTGCTGCTCCAGATCTCTCCTTATGTGGGTATTCTGATAACCCTTTCATTGCGTCCCATTTAGAAAATTTCATGCGCATAGTAATTGACAGATTGGAATCTTCAAAAGATTGAAACAAAAGGTAATTTGCGGGTAATTCTCCTATTATTAAACCCGTCTTGACCTAGAACGTTTGATGTATGGTAGAAGATGCGATAAGTTATGCTCCGACACAAAGGCTCAGGCTTCTTTCGCGATAATTGCGATCACAATCTTAGTGCTTGCTGGCGCGAGTGCAATTTTCATGATGCGTTTAGAAGGCAAAAGATCCTCTTTAACTTCTTCTGAAATCCAGACCATGGTTCAGGAGGGAGATAAGATAGCAATTGAATTTGAGCAGGAGGTCATTGAGACCGCGATAAAAGCATGCTCAAGCTTCAACTCGATAAATGCAACCCTTCTGCAGGAAAAATTTTCGGAAGATCTTCAGGACGAGATCTCTAGAAGGTACCCAAAAAATCGGAATGAAATGGAGATAAATCTTTCCTCGACAAAGCTTCATATTGATTACTTGCGCCTTTCGCTAAATAGGACTAAAAATACCGAGATTCAAAATAAAAATTTATGGGCATTTGAAGGAGCTCCTTGTTATTTATCCGTGGGAGGTAATTATGAGATTTTCGTAAAAAGAAAAATTGATAATATCATCTTGAAAAGGGAAATCGAGAAGCGAAT is a window from the Methanomassiliicoccales archaeon genome containing:
- a CDS encoding FAD-dependent oxidoreductase; the protein is MRADYDIIVVGAGPSGSMTAYHAARKGARVLMIEKRQEIGASLRCA
- a CDS encoding 4Fe-4S binding protein yields the protein MNDWMHVNVEKCMHCGACVGTCPENAIYLHEVILEFNASCTRCGRCVKICPVGAIRMEVKNA
- a CDS encoding radical SAM protein, yielding MIAKPSTLQKGLPKKTESLCPECAKVIPATIFEENGKVMMEKECPEHGKNKDVYWSDKELYLKAENFAYDGIGVENPAIPNAKVCPNECGLCQLHLTHTCLANVDLTNRCNLKCPICFANANAAGYVYEPSYDEIVKMLKMLRDERPVPTPAVQFSGGEPTIYPRFIDVIAKAKEMNFAQIQVATNGIRFAREPEFLEKAARAGMNTIYLQFDGIKDDIYVASRGVPLWEVKKKVIENVRKMERPPSIVLVPTVVKGINDNMVGDIFRFALKNMDVVRGINFQPVAFTGRIDQEERAKMRYTLPDLITDLEKQTNGQLRKDDFFPVPTVVPISTLASALLEQNKVTFTTHPHCGMATYLFVKSENEVVPLTRFVKVEPLFKELYDLSLKAEKAKLKLPSKVKALNILKKHMIEENIPDGLSTTQFLKMIGTVLSDSSKQALAKFSWNMMFIGGMHFQDNYNYDIERVKRCAIHYTTPDGRIIPFCAYNGGPTYRTEIEKRFSVPLAEWRKRHGEEYT
- a CDS encoding helix-turn-helix domain-containing protein, giving the protein MNILEILKLDIQSLENEYKKIAATLEKIGLSDYESRALVTLIARNHGTADEISDLSGIPRTSSYKALNSLCEKGLANSTSGRPIIYHPIQLDEIRKKVIAELEDVFEKLEAIRGTLSEKGTPQLVYTIAGKRGVLGKIGEMLDASVHNFIISTPAIHEVRNEHAQRFKDAVGRGVEVIIITEPLLKPPKCTKLYRKKDLLATDVLCDSKEAIIAAPDLSLCGYSDNPFIASHLENFMRIVIDRLESSKD